In a single window of the Lujinxingia litoralis genome:
- a CDS encoding sulfurtransferase, translating into MVRGWIGGTMVALALALSAGCGQEVTELATPEGCSEESGTCQARIFLQADEFEFLRRQGALVLDARASEAFVQGHVPGAIRVDWKAFAREGFNGLIEDDVETLERVARGYGINEDQPVLIYGGGGSAESVSGRVFWTLEYLGHDQVYLLEGGFDSWKQARFAAIEAGVTEAGAGDFTVELQPQRRATQQEVEAAIEDETLRLVDTRTIEEWFAENLRDNPEGGHIPEAVHYHWENVLEADGTLRPAADIRAELEALGIDEGTLAIPYCQSGVRSGFFYAVLKWLEYPEPKNYDGSWWEWSRDEATVKVVEARD; encoded by the coding sequence ATGGTTCGCGGGTGGATTGGCGGGACGATGGTGGCGCTGGCCCTGGCGTTGAGTGCGGGATGCGGTCAGGAGGTCACTGAGCTGGCGACTCCCGAGGGGTGTTCGGAGGAGAGTGGTACCTGCCAGGCGCGGATCTTTTTGCAGGCCGATGAATTTGAGTTTTTACGGCGCCAGGGCGCGTTGGTGCTCGATGCTCGCGCGTCGGAGGCGTTTGTGCAGGGGCATGTGCCCGGGGCGATCCGGGTGGACTGGAAGGCGTTTGCCCGGGAGGGGTTCAACGGGCTGATTGAGGATGACGTGGAGACCCTGGAGCGCGTGGCGCGGGGCTACGGCATCAACGAGGATCAGCCGGTGCTGATTTACGGGGGCGGGGGGAGCGCGGAGTCGGTTTCGGGGCGCGTGTTCTGGACGCTGGAGTATCTGGGGCACGATCAGGTCTACCTGCTGGAGGGAGGGTTTGATTCGTGGAAGCAGGCGCGATTTGCCGCGATTGAGGCCGGTGTGACCGAGGCTGGCGCTGGCGATTTCACCGTGGAGCTCCAGCCGCAGCGCCGCGCGACGCAGCAAGAGGTTGAGGCGGCCATTGAGGATGAGACCCTGCGCCTGGTGGACACCCGCACGATCGAGGAGTGGTTTGCCGAGAACCTGCGGGATAACCCGGAAGGGGGCCACATCCCCGAGGCGGTGCATTACCACTGGGAGAATGTGCTGGAGGCGGACGGGACGTTGCGTCCGGCCGCGGACATTCGCGCGGAGTTGGAGGCTCTGGGCATCGATGAGGGGACGCTCGCCATTCCCTATTGCCAGAGCGGCGTGCGCAGCGGATTTTTCTACGCGGTGCTCAAGTGGCTGGAGTATCCGGAGCCCAAGAATTACGACGGGTCGTGGTGGGAGTGGTCGCGGGATGAAGCTACGGTCAAGGTGGTCGAGGCGCGTGATTGA
- a CDS encoding 4Fe-4S binding protein: MLSALWRLLTALLVAFILAIPLASSTVQAQDALHAGHAHATAHGHAAADHHGDEVTEWICPMECNDLRFDEFTQCPICGMDVVPHKVKRAPQPASEEVLEWICPMECNDLRFDEFTQCPICGMDVVPHKVQRVATGDEAIFSELEEGAFFDPDALMSQAEVIADRPERALMPGVPNWIFYLGLGLLLALSCGLLLALGEPTRNMQKTSKRWDYPRFELTRLAFFKSLVTWRGFQPLVQIPVVALFILVIVAGLIGSQDPSRNLAPVLTWNIWWMGLIFFAFFAGEVWCTVCPWMAVPDWLKRLSKKLPGRDRPLGLERSWPRALRNLYPAIAMFMALTWLELAYEAPYRPALTSVMGLAMVAMAAATLFIFERKGFCRYVCPVGRVTGAYGTTGMLEIRRRDAQICKSCRTKDCFHGNERGLPCPTGEFMGAMNENSYCTMCTECLKTCPHDNVAINVRAPIADLLGPHRKRLDEAWLLLAIFLVTIFHGLAMIPLWTRQTVPPLRDALEGLLGTDPGYLVAFTLGMGAFFIAAVLLYLGACGLSKWASGNAFYRLRDFFIAYAYPLLPVALAYHLAHNALHFFYEGSKLVRLISDPFGWGWDLFGTAKSPLTMLVPLEILWTAQLTLVVLGNLASIWLVNRATHRMFGNRRQALRALAPIAIFALLLSVAALWLLSQPMEMRTA; encoded by the coding sequence ATGCTTTCTGCTCTCTGGCGGCTTTTGACCGCCCTCCTGGTCGCCTTCATCCTGGCGATTCCGCTTGCGTCCTCCACCGTACAGGCTCAAGACGCGCTCCACGCAGGCCATGCTCACGCCACTGCTCATGGGCACGCTGCAGCCGACCACCACGGCGACGAAGTCACCGAGTGGATCTGCCCGATGGAGTGCAACGACCTGCGTTTCGACGAATTCACCCAATGCCCCATCTGCGGCATGGACGTCGTCCCCCACAAGGTCAAACGCGCCCCCCAACCGGCCTCCGAAGAGGTGCTGGAGTGGATCTGCCCGATGGAGTGCAACGACCTGCGCTTCGACGAATTCACCCAGTGCCCCATCTGCGGCATGGACGTCGTCCCGCATAAGGTGCAGCGGGTCGCAACCGGTGACGAAGCCATCTTCAGCGAGCTCGAAGAAGGCGCGTTCTTTGATCCCGACGCCCTGATGAGCCAGGCCGAAGTCATCGCCGATCGCCCCGAGCGAGCGCTGATGCCCGGCGTCCCCAACTGGATCTTCTATCTGGGCCTGGGCCTCCTCCTGGCCCTCTCCTGCGGACTTCTCCTGGCCCTGGGGGAGCCCACCCGCAACATGCAAAAGACCTCCAAACGCTGGGACTACCCCCGCTTTGAGCTCACGCGCCTGGCCTTCTTCAAATCCCTGGTCACCTGGCGCGGCTTCCAGCCCCTGGTGCAGATCCCGGTGGTCGCGCTCTTTATCCTGGTGATCGTCGCCGGACTCATCGGCTCTCAGGATCCCTCCCGCAACCTGGCCCCGGTACTCACCTGGAACATCTGGTGGATGGGCCTGATCTTCTTCGCGTTCTTCGCCGGCGAGGTCTGGTGCACGGTCTGCCCGTGGATGGCAGTGCCCGACTGGCTCAAACGCCTGAGCAAAAAACTCCCCGGCCGCGATCGCCCCCTGGGACTGGAGCGCTCCTGGCCCCGCGCCCTGCGCAACCTCTACCCGGCCATCGCCATGTTCATGGCGCTTACCTGGCTGGAACTCGCCTACGAAGCCCCCTACCGTCCCGCGCTCACCTCGGTGATGGGCCTGGCCATGGTCGCCATGGCCGCCGCCACCCTCTTTATCTTCGAGCGCAAGGGCTTCTGCCGCTACGTCTGCCCGGTGGGCCGCGTCACCGGCGCCTACGGCACCACCGGCATGCTTGAGATTCGCCGCCGCGACGCCCAGATCTGCAAATCCTGCCGGACCAAAGATTGCTTTCACGGCAACGAGCGCGGCCTGCCCTGCCCCACCGGCGAGTTTATGGGGGCGATGAACGAAAACAGCTACTGCACCATGTGCACCGAGTGCCTTAAAACCTGCCCGCACGACAACGTCGCCATCAACGTTCGCGCCCCCATCGCCGACCTCTTAGGCCCCCACCGAAAACGCCTCGATGAGGCCTGGCTTCTGCTGGCCATCTTCCTGGTCACGATCTTCCACGGCCTGGCCATGATCCCGCTCTGGACCCGGCAGACCGTCCCCCCGCTTCGCGACGCTCTCGAAGGCCTCCTGGGCACCGACCCGGGCTACCTGGTGGCCTTTACCCTCGGCATGGGGGCCTTCTTCATCGCCGCGGTCCTCCTCTACCTGGGCGCCTGCGGGCTCTCAAAATGGGCCAGCGGCAACGCCTTCTACCGACTGCGCGACTTCTTCATCGCCTACGCCTACCCCCTGCTCCCGGTGGCCCTGGCCTACCACCTGGCCCACAACGCACTGCACTTCTTCTACGAAGGCAGCAAACTTGTACGCCTGATAAGCGATCCCTTCGGCTGGGGCTGGGACCTCTTCGGCACCGCCAAAAGTCCGCTCACCATGCTGGTTCCCCTGGAAATCCTCTGGACCGCCCAGCTCACGCTGGTCGTGCTGGGTAACCTGGCCTCCATCTGGCTGGTCAACCGCGCCACCCACCGCATGTTCGGCAACCGCCGCCAGGCGCTTCGCGCCCTGGCACCCATTGCCATCTTCGCCCTGCTCTTAAGTGTGGCCGCACTCTGGCTGCTCTCCCAACCCATGGAAATGCGCACCGCCTGA
- a CDS encoding AI-2E family transporter has protein sequence MTSQPPTDEPRNPEGQPPSDVSPSSEQLPAGLWEAFRDVHAMRAALVLLALAATIAMLSFAKTILIPIVLAFFLSYVLGPFVTALMRVRLPGTRLSLPRGAAALVVVVLAVAMTGVVGTFIGDQVRRLALEVPNYQERLVDNITELRSSITELQLRVENSLEPFRREGDEIAPAQPPVDEDQRDVTAERVQVFLQQGGSDFWGTTSSFIAGGLTSFFGIVAQALMCIFVLVFVLAQGPRMRERVLEAVGDGPRNRQAINIILRNVNEDVQRYLFNRFATNTCVAIITGTALYLYGLDFAFLLGILAGLFNFIPYVGPIIGTIFPATIAYMQFGELSDVLWCALIYGSITGLEGNLVTPFVIGRHLKLNSLAVLLSAIFWGWIWGAPGLLLAIPIVATLKSVSENLDSLRPLAAFLRG, from the coding sequence ATGACCTCCCAGCCTCCCACAGATGAGCCTCGGAACCCCGAAGGCCAGCCCCCCTCCGACGTATCCCCGAGCTCCGAGCAGCTGCCCGCCGGTCTCTGGGAGGCCTTCCGCGACGTTCACGCCATGCGCGCGGCCCTGGTCCTGCTCGCGCTGGCCGCCACCATCGCCATGCTGAGCTTCGCCAAAACGATCCTCATCCCGATCGTGCTGGCCTTCTTCCTCAGCTACGTCCTGGGCCCCTTCGTCACCGCCCTGATGCGCGTACGCCTGCCCGGCACCCGCCTCTCCCTGCCTCGCGGCGCCGCCGCCCTGGTCGTCGTCGTGCTCGCCGTGGCCATGACCGGCGTGGTCGGCACCTTCATCGGCGATCAGGTCCGCCGCCTGGCCCTGGAAGTGCCCAACTACCAGGAACGCCTGGTCGACAACATCACCGAACTGCGCAGCTCCATCACCGAGCTGCAACTCCGCGTGGAAAACTCTCTGGAGCCCTTCCGCCGCGAAGGCGACGAGATCGCCCCCGCCCAACCCCCGGTCGATGAAGACCAGCGCGACGTCACCGCCGAACGCGTCCAGGTCTTCCTCCAACAGGGCGGAAGCGACTTCTGGGGCACCACCTCCTCGTTTATCGCCGGGGGCCTGACCAGCTTCTTTGGCATCGTCGCCCAGGCCCTGATGTGCATCTTCGTCCTCGTCTTCGTCCTGGCCCAGGGCCCCCGGATGCGCGAGCGCGTGCTCGAAGCCGTGGGCGATGGCCCCCGCAACCGCCAGGCCATCAACATCATCCTGCGCAACGTCAACGAAGACGTGCAGCGCTACCTCTTCAACCGCTTCGCCACCAACACCTGCGTGGCCATCATCACCGGCACCGCCCTCTACCTCTACGGGCTCGACTTCGCCTTTTTGCTCGGCATCCTGGCCGGCCTCTTCAACTTCATCCCCTACGTCGGCCCCATCATCGGCACGATCTTCCCGGCCACCATCGCCTACATGCAGTTCGGTGAACTCTCGGATGTGCTCTGGTGCGCGCTGATCTACGGCAGCATCACCGGCCTGGAGGGCAACCTGGTCACCCCCTTTGTCATCGGCCGACACCTCAAGCTCAACAGCCTGGCCGTGCTCCTCTCGGCGATCTTCTGGGGCTGGATCTGGGGCGCCCCCGGCCTCCTCCTGGCCATCCCCATCGTCGCCACCCTGAAATCCGTCTCCGAAAACCTCGACTCCCTGCGCCCCCTGGCGGCCTTCCTGCGCGGATAA
- a CDS encoding serine/threonine protein kinase: MLTLQDGRYHCTELLGEGSMGRTFLADDTRSGQKVAVKALYPSRLATLKDFELFEREAHVLQRLDHPQVPAYIDAFSEGHGDALCYYIVQAYAPGHNLREFLDRGERFDQERLLDLMIQLAEILAYLHSQEPGVVHRDLKPANIILCHQGKIPTLVDFGAVREVVRLTMGGGSTIIGTFGYMPPEQLMGRALPATDLYALGITSLECLTRRTPSDLHGEDAAAMIDALNDISLDLRRVLRRLCAPKVEDRYPSATSLLQDLKQLRSAQTLIHIDRLERDIARRQLEREKALVNATGTAVTFLAGLIAFVILGASFLGLILTLRSLLNSVAVPTSATLALSILGLLVPLLILSTRYIQSSWNAPPPGWLRTPGVISGFDTLSLAESEQLLVNLSYSFEHRGQTLDYQAHAATAPFSLFTQSSSLPDKLQRLNQHKGTSFDIFVDPTNPHNHIAIEVLNAEMEYLEPIHHFDPEHPHHPA, translated from the coding sequence ATGCTTACCCTTCAAGACGGCCGCTACCACTGCACCGAGCTCCTGGGAGAGGGCTCCATGGGCCGCACTTTCCTGGCTGACGACACCCGCTCCGGCCAGAAAGTCGCCGTCAAAGCTCTCTATCCCTCGCGCCTGGCCACCCTCAAAGACTTTGAGCTCTTTGAGCGCGAGGCCCACGTCCTCCAGCGCCTGGACCACCCGCAGGTGCCCGCCTACATCGACGCCTTCTCCGAAGGCCACGGCGACGCCCTCTGCTACTACATCGTCCAGGCCTACGCCCCGGGCCACAACCTGCGCGAGTTCCTCGATCGCGGCGAACGCTTTGACCAGGAGCGCCTCCTCGACCTGATGATCCAGCTCGCCGAAATCCTGGCCTACCTCCACTCCCAGGAGCCCGGGGTCGTCCACCGCGACCTCAAACCGGCCAACATCATCCTGTGCCACCAGGGCAAAATCCCCACTCTGGTCGACTTCGGGGCAGTGCGCGAGGTCGTGCGCCTGACCATGGGGGGCGGCTCTACCATCATCGGCACCTTCGGCTACATGCCCCCCGAACAGCTGATGGGACGCGCCCTCCCGGCCACCGATCTCTACGCCCTGGGCATCACCTCGCTGGAGTGCCTCACTCGCCGCACCCCCTCCGATCTCCACGGCGAAGATGCCGCCGCCATGATCGACGCCCTCAACGACATCTCCCTCGACCTGCGCCGCGTCCTACGCCGACTCTGCGCCCCGAAAGTCGAAGATCGCTACCCCTCGGCCACAAGCCTGCTCCAGGACCTGAAGCAACTCCGCAGCGCTCAGACCCTCATCCACATCGACCGCCTGGAGCGCGACATCGCCCGCCGCCAGCTCGAACGCGAAAAGGCCCTGGTCAACGCCACCGGCACCGCTGTGACCTTCCTGGCCGGCCTGATCGCCTTTGTCATCCTCGGCGCCAGCTTTCTCGGCCTGATCCTGACCCTTCGCTCCCTGCTCAACTCCGTGGCCGTCCCCACCAGCGCCACGCTGGCCCTCAGCATCCTCGGCCTCCTGGTACCCCTGCTCATCCTGAGCACCCGCTACATCCAGAGCTCCTGGAACGCCCCCCCGCCCGGCTGGCTTCGCACCCCCGGCGTCATCTCCGGCTTTGATACCCTCAGCCTCGCCGAATCCGAGCAGCTCCTCGTCAACCTGAGCTACTCCTTCGAACACCGTGGCCAAACCCTCGACTATCAGGCCCATGCCGCCACAGCCCCCTTCTCACTCTTCACCCAGAGCTCTTCGCTGCCCGACAAACTCCAACGCCTCAACCAGCACAAAGGCACCTCCTTCGACATCTTTGTCGACCCGACCAATCCCCACAACCATATCGCCATCGAAGTCCTCAACGCCGAGATGGAATATCTCGAACCGATCCACCACTTCGACCCTGAACACCCCCATCACCCGGCCTGA